In one Umezawaea sp. Da 62-37 genomic region, the following are encoded:
- a CDS encoding DUF6879 family protein, giving the protein METFDQYDATYENESLRKFLAGEPDDLPWMQSWLSMLGEAAAEGRTFARVRVVTTPLTDYSRFGVWCSQFTGGAGEDIRYLPRDQAEGLPKHDYWLFDSRKVVRMHFDDGMSFLGGEVVDDPAEIIQYNYWRDAARHHAVRREDFAAE; this is encoded by the coding sequence CTGGAGACGTTCGACCAGTACGACGCCACGTACGAGAACGAGTCGCTGCGCAAGTTCCTCGCAGGTGAACCGGACGACCTGCCGTGGATGCAGAGCTGGCTGTCCATGTTGGGTGAGGCAGCTGCGGAGGGGCGGACGTTTGCCCGTGTGCGGGTGGTGACCACGCCGCTCACGGACTACAGCCGTTTTGGTGTCTGGTGCTCCCAGTTCACCGGCGGCGCGGGCGAGGACATCCGCTACCTACCGCGCGACCAGGCCGAGGGGCTGCCGAAGCACGACTATTGGCTGTTCGACTCCCGCAAGGTGGTCCGGATGCACTTCGATGACGGGATGAGCTTCCTGGGTGGCGAGGTCGTAGATGACCCCGCGGAGATCATCCAGTACAACTACTGGCGTGACGCTGCCAGGCATCACGCCGTACGACGGGAAGACTTTGCCGCAGAGTAA
- a CDS encoding helix-turn-helix transcriptional regulator → MTLPGITPYDGKTLPQSKAVSATNVHEARTALGNRLRELRQLAGQTGKQLAESLSWQPSKVSKIENGKQTPSAEDIKDWTRITNSTSQATALLASLRTLETQHAEWQRILKGGIRPRQNALAELDQKTRLFRVFEATVIPGLLQTSEYARARFAESIRVFKLANDINEAVEARLKRQDIFYRSDKRFHFVLTEAALRFRLCSPEVMLGQLDRLMSLSALPNVKLGIIGFETQYTASPWHGFWLYDDDKVLVETFSAGLNLAQPQEIALYATVFEELASVASYGRSARGIINRVIADLSPDDAEA, encoded by the coding sequence GTGACGCTGCCAGGCATCACGCCGTACGACGGGAAGACTTTGCCGCAGAGTAAGGCCGTGAGCGCTACAAACGTCCACGAGGCGCGAACAGCGCTGGGCAACCGACTCCGCGAGCTTCGCCAGCTAGCCGGTCAGACCGGCAAGCAGCTCGCGGAGTCGCTGTCGTGGCAACCTTCCAAGGTCTCCAAGATCGAGAACGGCAAACAGACACCGAGCGCCGAGGACATCAAGGACTGGACGCGCATCACCAACAGCACGAGCCAGGCGACCGCCCTCCTCGCATCTCTGCGCACACTGGAGACCCAACACGCCGAGTGGCAGCGCATCCTCAAGGGCGGCATCAGGCCGCGGCAGAACGCGCTCGCCGAGTTGGATCAGAAGACCAGGCTGTTTCGGGTGTTCGAGGCAACGGTGATCCCTGGGCTTCTCCAGACCTCCGAGTACGCCCGCGCGCGCTTCGCGGAGAGCATCCGCGTGTTCAAGTTGGCCAACGACATCAACGAGGCCGTGGAAGCCCGGTTGAAGCGTCAGGACATCTTCTACCGGTCCGACAAACGCTTCCACTTCGTACTCACCGAGGCGGCCCTGCGCTTTCGCCTGTGCTCCCCCGAGGTGATGCTCGGCCAACTCGACCGCCTGATGTCGCTGTCGGCACTGCCCAACGTGAAGCTCGGGATCATCGGGTTCGAGACCCAGTACACGGCGTCTCCCTGGCACGGCTTCTGGCTCTACGACGACGACAAGGTGCTGGTCGAAACCTTCTCGGCAGGCCTCAACCTGGCACAGCCGCAAGAGATCGCTCTCTACGCCACCGTGTTCGAGGAACTTGCCTCCGTCGCGAGCTACGGCCGCTCCGCACGGGGAATCATCAACCGCGTCATCGCTGACCTCTCGCCCGATGACGCCGAAGCGTGA
- a CDS encoding radical SAM protein: protein MITSVQLLTKDQIARLPVRVQEVVEYRKSGLSLNHIQGCPLGCVYCIRHTYGLWDENQPRALMSDAHAVEELVNHRYFQPHVTPIQLFNRATEPFLPKVRPHTFAVLEDLDARDLTNHVLVITRHQLSEYDIDRLNQLHHLKVTLLFTYSGIDNQKIEPYPSHVVADSLKLMSAPELRKYRTVLYWRPLVPGLNDTDEHLAAARELSKHADATVFTGLFYRDQIAQYYKANGLPEPYQDTARRKIVPETLEHRVLEAFSHSAALFRKTSCAVSYAHGLPDYNGHIGIRELCDICPLSQLEICTNAHRVPTVEQLHQIASVLPETRSVKVVEISPRAAVVSGLETEQPRYFLQHALGFQVHDERHPHHANRHGRAELGWKDTTTDD, encoded by the coding sequence GTGATCACGTCCGTGCAGTTGCTCACGAAGGACCAGATCGCCCGCTTACCCGTGCGAGTTCAGGAGGTGGTCGAGTATCGCAAGAGCGGTCTGAGTCTCAACCACATCCAGGGGTGTCCGCTCGGCTGCGTCTACTGCATCCGGCACACCTACGGGCTGTGGGACGAGAACCAGCCGCGTGCCCTCATGTCCGATGCTCACGCTGTCGAAGAGTTGGTGAACCACCGCTACTTCCAGCCCCATGTCACACCGATCCAGCTCTTCAACCGCGCCACCGAGCCCTTCTTGCCCAAGGTCCGCCCCCACACGTTCGCCGTACTCGAAGACCTCGATGCCCGCGATCTGACCAACCACGTCCTGGTCATCACCCGCCACCAACTCAGCGAGTACGACATCGACCGCTTGAACCAACTCCACCACCTGAAGGTGACGCTGCTCTTCACCTACTCCGGCATCGACAACCAGAAGATCGAGCCCTACCCCTCGCACGTCGTTGCCGACTCGCTCAAGCTGATGAGTGCCCCCGAACTGCGCAAGTACCGCACCGTCTTGTACTGGCGTCCCCTGGTCCCAGGCTTGAACGACACCGACGAGCACCTGGCCGCCGCGCGCGAGTTGAGCAAGCACGCCGACGCCACCGTGTTCACCGGCCTGTTCTACCGCGACCAGATCGCCCAGTACTACAAGGCCAATGGTCTTCCCGAGCCCTACCAGGACACCGCACGCCGCAAGATCGTCCCCGAGACGTTGGAACACCGCGTCCTGGAAGCCTTCTCCCACTCCGCGGCGCTGTTTCGCAAGACCTCGTGCGCCGTGTCCTACGCGCACGGCCTGCCCGACTACAACGGCCACATCGGCATCCGTGAACTCTGCGACATCTGCCCGCTGAGCCAGCTCGAAATCTGCACCAACGCTCACCGCGTTCCCACGGTCGAGCAGCTACACCAGATCGCCAGTGTCTTGCCCGAAACCCGGTCGGTCAAGGTCGTGGAGATCAGTCCGAGAGCCGCTGTTGTCTCTGGCCTGGAGACCGAACAGCCGCGCTACTTCCTTCAACACGCGCTTGGCTTCCAGGTGCACGACGAGCGCCACCCCCACCACGCGAACCGCCATGGCCGCGCGGAACTCGGTTGGAAGGACACAACAACAGATGACTGA
- a CDS encoding exonuclease domain-containing protein → MTEWQSLNYVVVDVEGNGQQPPDLVELAAVPIVGGIIGEPTSWLVKPDQPITHFAKKIHGISNDDLADAQVFAYIEADVRKALDASALIGHAAHVDVGVLQRKFGDWECPEVFDTLKLARRLLPNEDSYKLGALVDRFDLADDLDGRLKPHRATYDALVTARLFVHLAGRLSLEELRTPSGGGKDEPPALF, encoded by the coding sequence ATGACTGAGTGGCAGAGCCTCAACTACGTCGTGGTCGACGTCGAGGGCAACGGGCAGCAGCCACCCGACCTGGTGGAGTTGGCCGCGGTGCCGATCGTCGGCGGGATCATCGGGGAGCCGACGAGCTGGTTGGTGAAGCCTGATCAACCGATCACCCACTTCGCCAAGAAGATCCACGGCATCAGCAACGATGACCTGGCGGACGCGCAAGTCTTCGCCTATATCGAAGCCGACGTGCGCAAGGCCCTCGACGCTTCGGCGCTGATCGGCCATGCCGCTCACGTGGACGTCGGTGTCCTCCAGCGCAAGTTCGGCGACTGGGAATGCCCCGAGGTGTTCGACACCCTCAAGCTCGCCCGGCGCCTGCTGCCCAACGAGGACAGCTACAAACTCGGCGCACTTGTCGACAGGTTCGATCTGGCTGACGATCTGGACGGCCGGCTCAAGCCGCATCGTGCCACCTATGACGCCCTCGTGACTGCCAGGCTCTTCGTTCACCTCGCCGGCCGCCTGTCGCTCGAAGAGCTGCGCACCCCGTCAGGGGGTGGCAAGGATGAACCCCCGGCTCTCTTCTGA
- the tmk gene encoding dTMP kinase, with translation MNPRLSSDRGFGFFVSVDGPGGAGKTTIVRHLAQLLVAKGEHVHVTAEPSQGPIGTMAAQLTETVTGHALACLYAADRYHHVETEIQPLLTSGHVVVSDRYIASGLVVQRFDGVDPVFLWQLNEDVLQPDLTVILEADPNVIAQRLSERGPHNRFQLTKRSSHTEVEFYREATAHLVGAGFELFTVDCARQPPEQSASAICDRVMILLTQSRELV, from the coding sequence ATGAACCCCCGGCTCTCTTCTGACCGCGGCTTCGGGTTCTTCGTCAGCGTCGACGGGCCAGGCGGAGCGGGTAAGACGACCATCGTCCGGCACCTGGCCCAGCTCCTCGTTGCCAAGGGTGAACATGTCCACGTCACGGCCGAGCCTTCCCAAGGACCTATCGGCACCATGGCGGCTCAGCTGACCGAGACGGTCACCGGCCACGCCCTCGCCTGCTTGTACGCCGCCGACCGCTACCACCACGTCGAGACGGAGATCCAGCCGCTTCTCACGAGCGGTCATGTCGTGGTGTCCGACCGCTACATCGCTTCCGGGCTCGTGGTTCAGCGATTCGACGGCGTCGACCCCGTGTTCCTCTGGCAGCTCAACGAGGACGTCCTGCAACCGGACCTCACGGTCATCCTTGAAGCGGACCCCAACGTGATCGCCCAGCGACTCAGTGAGCGCGGACCGCACAACAGGTTCCAGCTCACCAAGCGCAGCAGCCACACCGAGGTCGAGTTCTACCGCGAGGCAACCGCCCATCTGGTGGGCGCGGGATTCGAACTGTTCACCGTCGACTGCGCGAGGCAGCCACCAGAGCAGTCTGCCTCCGCGATCTGCGACCGGGTGATGATCCTGCTGACGCAGAGCAGAGAGCTGGTCTGA
- the fxlM gene encoding methyltransferase, FxLD system, with protein sequence MNTPETNRTSAPPRAADLRATMVHQLRLHGDLRTDQVTRAFATVPREAFAPGEPLSKVYDRAAVVITKRDEHGLAVSSVSAPWIQAKMLEQADIRPGMRVLEIGSGGYNAALIAELVGPQGEVTTMDIDPFVVDRATQFLDIAGYPQVRVIAGDADVGLPDHSPFDRIIVTVGAPDIPPAWIEQLAADGVLVVPLRLRGLMRSIAFTRHDDRLVGTDYEICGFVAMQGAGASNEQLVPLGGPDIALRVDGDQPVNGEALSTALASPRVVHGSGIEVGGTESYDDLDLYLATMLDDFGLLMATQAAIATGAVEKSTRMGAKAAFGVDSFAYRAPRATSEDRSAFELVVYAHGPDADHLAGRYVELIRDWDRTRRHGPGARIDVYPATTPDPALPAGRVVRKKHTVAVISWPSTPS encoded by the coding sequence GTGAACACGCCAGAAACAAACAGGACCAGCGCACCTCCACGCGCGGCGGACCTGCGCGCGACGATGGTCCACCAACTACGACTGCACGGCGACCTGCGCACCGATCAGGTGACGAGGGCATTCGCCACCGTGCCTCGCGAGGCCTTCGCCCCCGGTGAACCGCTGTCGAAGGTCTACGACCGTGCCGCCGTCGTGATCACCAAACGCGACGAGCACGGCCTCGCGGTGAGCTCGGTGTCCGCACCGTGGATCCAAGCCAAGATGCTGGAACAAGCCGACATCCGCCCTGGGATGCGGGTCCTGGAGATCGGCTCCGGCGGCTACAACGCCGCCCTGATCGCGGAGCTGGTTGGCCCGCAGGGCGAGGTCACCACCATGGACATCGACCCCTTCGTCGTCGACCGCGCGACACAGTTCCTGGACATCGCTGGCTACCCGCAGGTCCGGGTCATAGCGGGTGACGCCGACGTCGGCCTTCCCGATCACTCGCCTTTCGACCGGATCATCGTCACCGTCGGTGCTCCGGACATCCCACCCGCGTGGATCGAGCAGCTCGCCGCCGACGGCGTGCTCGTGGTCCCGCTGCGACTGCGCGGGCTCATGCGCTCGATCGCCTTCACCCGCCACGACGACCGCCTGGTCGGCACCGACTACGAAATCTGCGGGTTCGTCGCCATGCAGGGAGCCGGTGCCTCCAACGAACAACTCGTGCCACTGGGCGGCCCGGACATCGCTCTGCGCGTGGATGGCGACCAGCCCGTGAACGGTGAAGCATTGAGCACAGCGTTGGCATCGCCGCGCGTGGTGCACGGCTCCGGAATCGAAGTCGGCGGGACCGAATCCTACGACGATCTGGACCTGTATCTGGCGACCATGCTCGACGACTTCGGTCTGCTGATGGCCACCCAGGCCGCGATCGCGACCGGAGCGGTGGAGAAGTCCACGCGTATGGGAGCCAAGGCCGCCTTCGGCGTCGACAGCTTCGCCTACCGCGCTCCGCGGGCGACCTCCGAAGACCGCAGCGCGTTCGAACTGGTCGTGTACGCCCACGGACCTGACGCCGACCACCTCGCCGGCCGCTACGTCGAGCTGATCCGCGACTGGGACCGTACCCGCCGACACGGGCCCGGCGCCCGAATCGACGTCTACCCCGCGACAACGCCCGACCCTGCACTTCCCGCTGGCCGAGTCGTCCGCAAGAAGCACACGGTCGCCGTGATCTCCTGGCCGTCCACCCCGTCCTGA
- a CDS encoding FxLD family lanthipeptide, whose translation MVVLARSSSIQVATEFDLDLTIVSSGSVAPELRSNTDDGCGQTCESACSNSTC comes from the coding sequence ATGGTCGTCCTAGCCAGGAGTTCCAGCATCCAAGTCGCCACGGAGTTCGATCTCGACCTCACGATCGTCTCGTCCGGATCCGTGGCGCCCGAACTGAGGTCGAACACCGACGACGGCTGCGGCCAGACGTGTGAAAGCGCCTGCTCCAACAGCACCTGCTGA
- a CDS encoding lantibiotic dehydratase translates to MFTVIDAALLRMASRPLTDDQSWPTLDGDHVTEWRNWISEVWKDTAFARAVETASPTLARRVNTIRAGTEQRPRIVRGTVTSVLRYRLRATGRATPFGLFAGVAPTTFGPATTVKLGENHRVTTRVDAVWLADLITTLERCPELAQRLPVMMNNAAFLRDDRLVISVRQDPSAGHNDPAEVSIRHTRAIEMIGHAARTPVGRHDLVDQLRAAFPDTPDETISLVLDQLVEQQVLISALRPPMTTADPLTHVLGVLADLRADDIPAVADLLTDLRDPEHHNPDRPHSTDLRVDAEVVLPRIVAAEAARAAEVLARLTPRPSGKPIWLDYHRRFLERYGIGAAVPLLDLVNPDAGLGFPAGYRGSLHPISTATDKDRDTALLRLAHTAALGRTVGIALDDEALTALCVDTTAQTQWPPHLELAVRIHAASVDALDRGDFTLIVTGAFRAAGTTSGRFLDLLDPADRDRMTAAYTELPTINHDALRVQVSCPPVYLDTENVARSPTILPDLLSISEHHSDTDGGAVLNPDDLLVVGDAHRFHLWSRSLNRPVEPSVFNAVEFTNATHPLLRFVCELPAARTAAWGAFAWGIAAELPFLPRLTYRRTILSLARWKPTSGDLPGPDTSDTEWTAGLAAWRTRMMTPAVVTLGGNDQRIRLNLDEPAHRHLLRAHLDRHGQATLHEAPSSDQLGWFGGHTHEIIVPLARTTAPTRPPLRTRTTRAIQISTDDEHVPGAGHWVHCKLYGNPDRHTTLLTQHLPRLLSTLDERSWWFLPYRDPDDHLRLRIRLAEPAEYGAVTAHIGAWAKDLRNRRLITAFQFDTYRPETGRFGHGTAMTAAETVFAADSAATLAHRAHLAGPTAADPRALIAAGLVDLAVAFTGTTTGLEWLITHVNKDPIASPGRALHDEALRLAHPRDDYANIRGLRGGEHITAAWARRRTALADYRDVLTRETDLNPDAVLASLLHLHCVRVNGLGPVNERVAHRLARNAALSQIAHPGGKS, encoded by the coding sequence TTGTTCACCGTCATCGACGCGGCACTGCTTCGGATGGCCAGCCGACCGCTGACCGACGACCAGTCATGGCCGACCCTGGACGGCGATCACGTCACCGAATGGCGGAACTGGATCAGCGAGGTTTGGAAGGACACCGCGTTCGCCCGCGCTGTCGAGACGGCCAGTCCCACCCTGGCGCGCCGAGTGAACACGATCCGAGCAGGCACCGAACAGCGTCCCCGTATCGTGCGCGGCACGGTCACGTCCGTGCTGCGCTACCGACTTCGCGCCACCGGCCGGGCCACCCCATTCGGGCTCTTCGCCGGAGTCGCGCCCACTACGTTCGGACCCGCCACCACGGTCAAGCTCGGCGAGAACCATCGCGTCACCACGCGCGTGGACGCCGTGTGGCTCGCCGACCTGATCACCACACTGGAACGCTGCCCGGAGTTGGCCCAGCGACTCCCGGTCATGATGAACAACGCGGCCTTTCTCCGTGACGACCGGCTCGTCATCAGTGTGCGCCAGGATCCCTCCGCCGGACACAACGACCCCGCCGAGGTCTCGATCCGCCACACCCGCGCAATCGAGATGATCGGCCACGCGGCCCGGACACCGGTCGGCCGCCACGATCTCGTAGACCAGCTCCGCGCGGCATTCCCCGACACACCTGACGAGACCATCTCACTGGTGCTTGATCAACTGGTTGAGCAGCAAGTCCTCATCAGCGCACTTCGCCCCCCGATGACCACGGCCGACCCGCTCACCCACGTCCTCGGTGTTCTCGCCGACCTTCGTGCCGACGACATCCCCGCCGTGGCCGACCTCCTTACCGACTTGCGCGACCCCGAACACCACAATCCCGACCGGCCCCACTCCACGGACCTACGAGTGGATGCCGAGGTCGTCCTGCCCCGCATTGTCGCCGCCGAAGCCGCACGGGCAGCAGAGGTCCTGGCACGGCTGACACCACGTCCGTCGGGCAAACCGATCTGGCTGGACTACCACCGCCGCTTCCTCGAGCGCTACGGCATCGGCGCCGCAGTGCCGCTGCTGGACCTGGTCAACCCCGACGCAGGCCTGGGATTTCCCGCGGGCTATCGAGGATCGCTGCACCCGATCTCCACGGCCACGGACAAGGACCGCGATACCGCACTATTGCGGCTGGCTCACACCGCCGCGCTCGGCCGCACCGTCGGGATCGCCCTGGACGACGAGGCCCTCACCGCGCTGTGCGTCGACACCACCGCGCAAACCCAGTGGCCGCCCCACCTCGAACTGGCCGTCCGCATCCACGCGGCCAGCGTCGACGCCCTCGACCGTGGCGACTTCACCCTGATCGTGACCGGCGCGTTCCGTGCCGCCGGCACCACCAGCGGCCGATTCCTCGACCTGCTCGACCCGGCTGACCGCGACCGCATGACCGCCGCGTACACCGAACTACCCACGATCAACCACGACGCGCTCCGCGTTCAAGTGTCCTGCCCGCCGGTCTACCTCGACACCGAGAACGTCGCCCGCAGCCCCACAATCCTGCCCGACCTACTGTCGATCAGCGAGCACCACAGCGACACCGACGGCGGCGCCGTGCTGAATCCGGACGATCTGCTGGTGGTGGGAGACGCGCATCGGTTCCACCTGTGGTCACGATCGCTTAACCGACCAGTGGAGCCGTCGGTGTTCAACGCGGTGGAGTTCACCAACGCCACCCACCCCCTGCTGCGATTCGTCTGTGAACTACCTGCCGCCCGCACCGCGGCGTGGGGAGCGTTCGCGTGGGGGATCGCCGCCGAGCTCCCGTTCCTGCCCCGACTGACCTACCGGCGAACCATTCTCTCCCTCGCCCGCTGGAAACCGACCAGCGGCGACCTGCCGGGTCCTGACACGTCCGACACCGAATGGACGGCCGGCCTGGCCGCGTGGCGCACGCGGATGATGACACCCGCGGTGGTCACCCTCGGCGGAAACGATCAACGCATCCGCCTGAACCTCGACGAACCAGCCCACCGCCACCTGCTACGCGCACACCTCGATCGCCACGGCCAGGCCACCCTCCACGAAGCCCCCAGCAGCGACCAACTCGGCTGGTTCGGCGGACACACCCACGAAATCATCGTTCCCCTCGCCAGAACCACCGCCCCCACTCGGCCACCGCTGCGAACCCGAACGACGCGGGCCATCCAGATCAGCACCGACGACGAGCACGTGCCGGGGGCCGGGCATTGGGTGCACTGCAAGCTCTACGGCAACCCGGATCGGCACACCACACTGCTCACCCAACACCTTCCTCGTCTGTTGTCCACACTGGACGAGAGATCGTGGTGGTTCCTGCCCTACCGCGACCCCGACGACCACCTCCGCCTCCGTATTCGACTTGCAGAACCAGCCGAATACGGTGCAGTCACAGCCCACATCGGCGCCTGGGCGAAAGATCTCCGCAACCGTCGACTCATCACAGCGTTCCAGTTCGACACCTACCGGCCGGAGACCGGAAGATTCGGCCATGGCACCGCCATGACCGCCGCCGAGACCGTGTTCGCCGCCGACTCCGCCGCCACCCTCGCCCACCGCGCGCACCTCGCGGGCCCCACCGCCGCCGATCCTCGGGCCCTGATCGCAGCCGGACTGGTCGACTTGGCCGTCGCGTTCACCGGCACCACCACAGGCCTCGAATGGCTGATCACCCACGTCAACAAGGACCCGATTGCCTCTCCCGGTCGTGCACTCCATGACGAAGCTCTCCGCCTCGCTCATCCACGCGACGACTACGCGAACATTCGCGGCCTCCGCGGGGGCGAGCACATCACCGCGGCATGGGCACGACGACGCACCGCGCTGGCCGACTACCGCGACGTGCTGACCCGTGAGACCGACCTCAACCCGGATGCCGTGCTGGCCTCACTGCTGCACCTGCATTGCGTCCGCGTCAACGGACTCGGTCCGGTCAACGAACGAGTCGCGCACCGCCTTGCCCGCAACGCAGCATTAAGCCAGATCGCTCACCCCGGTGGGAAGTCATGA
- a CDS encoding lanthionine synthetase C family protein produces MNLHDSDLGDLADSILSALHDPSISDAPHHTGHIAQPQSLARGAAGISLLHSELAFTRPDHATTAHAWLTAASAGDLNGRPDAGLFYGVPALAFATSAAADSTGHYQHTLTQLDAATTALTHIRLNAAHDRIDRGELPAFAEFDVISGLTGLGAYHLLRNPHHDVTSAILSYLVRLTEPLPSTGGLPGWWTDHGPLRQPPTVYPGGHGNFGMAHGIAGPLALLALALRRGIAVDGTTDAISRICAWLDSWQQDSAVGTWWPRTVTLDEARTGQAVHHGPHRPSWCYGTPGIARAQQLAAIATGDVSRQRMAEKALAACLDDLTQLGHIIDSSLCHGAAGLLHTTWHAVNDSESDVLSDHLPKLRTLLGLHARLPPGDTGLLEGTAGVALAVLASATDTRPLSKWDSCLLLA; encoded by the coding sequence ATGAACCTTCACGACTCGGACCTGGGGGACCTGGCGGACAGCATCCTCTCCGCCCTGCACGATCCCTCGATCTCGGACGCGCCCCACCACACCGGCCACATCGCGCAACCACAGTCACTGGCCCGCGGCGCCGCAGGTATCTCCCTATTACACAGTGAGCTTGCCTTCACCCGCCCCGACCACGCCACCACAGCCCATGCCTGGCTGACCGCGGCCTCAGCCGGTGACCTCAACGGCCGCCCCGACGCCGGTCTTTTCTACGGCGTACCCGCCCTGGCCTTCGCCACCAGCGCGGCCGCGGACAGCACCGGCCACTACCAGCACACCCTCACCCAACTCGACGCCGCAACAACAGCCCTGACCCACATCCGGCTCAACGCCGCACACGACCGCATCGACCGCGGCGAACTCCCGGCCTTCGCGGAATTCGACGTCATCAGCGGCTTGACCGGGCTCGGCGCCTACCACCTGCTCCGCAACCCCCACCACGACGTGACCTCGGCAATCCTGTCCTACCTCGTGAGACTGACCGAACCTCTCCCCAGCACAGGCGGACTGCCGGGCTGGTGGACCGATCACGGCCCGCTCCGCCAACCGCCCACCGTGTACCCCGGCGGACACGGCAACTTCGGTATGGCACATGGGATCGCCGGCCCTCTGGCACTACTGGCACTCGCCCTGCGCCGCGGAATCGCCGTTGACGGTACAACCGACGCGATCTCCCGCATCTGTGCCTGGCTCGACAGTTGGCAGCAAGACAGCGCCGTCGGAACCTGGTGGCCGCGCACAGTCACTCTCGACGAAGCCCGCACCGGACAGGCCGTACACCACGGCCCTCATCGACCTTCGTGGTGCTACGGCACTCCAGGCATCGCCCGCGCTCAACAACTTGCCGCCATCGCCACCGGCGACGTCAGCCGTCAGCGCATGGCCGAGAAGGCCTTGGCCGCGTGCCTTGACGATCTGACCCAACTCGGCCACATCATCGACTCCAGCCTCTGCCACGGTGCCGCGGGACTACTGCACACCACCTGGCACGCTGTCAACGACTCCGAATCCGATGTGCTCTCCGACCACCTGCCGAAGCTGCGCACCCTGCTCGGCTTGCACGCGCGTCTCCCTCCCGGCGACACGGGACTTCTGGAGGGAACTGCTGGTGTGGCGCTCGCCGTTCTTGCATCCGCCACTGACACGCGTCCACTGTCGAAGTGGGACTCCTGCCTACTGCTCGCATAG
- the cutA gene encoding divalent cation tolerance protein CutA — translation MDDTRALKVSTTTDTVELAGQLAQSALAATLAGGAEVIGPVDAYSWHEGEAVRQPEWRVTFTTTAAGYPALEAHLRAGHVWDNPEITAVPVVAASQDYLAWLERTVTPV, via the coding sequence ATGGATGACACGCGCGCGCTGAAGGTGAGCACGACGACCGACACCGTGGAGTTGGCCGGGCAGTTGGCGCAGTCGGCGTTGGCTGCGACCCTGGCCGGTGGCGCCGAGGTCATCGGACCGGTCGACGCCTACTCCTGGCACGAGGGTGAGGCCGTACGGCAGCCGGAGTGGAGGGTGACGTTCACGACCACGGCCGCCGGCTACCCGGCTTTGGAGGCGCACCTGCGCGCTGGTCATGTCTGGGACAACCCGGAGATCACCGCGGTGCCGGTGGTCGCGGCGTCGCAGGACTACCTGGCGTGGTTGGAACGGACCGTCACACCGGTGTAG